The sequence TGTTGACCGCGCTGGAGAGGATCACCGAGATAATCGGATCACCTGACAGCAATGCGTCTCTCAGACGACGCAGAACCACGCAGCCCAGGCCGTTACCGGCCCAGGTCCCCTCGGCTGAGGCGTCAAAAGGACGGCAACGGCCATCGGGAGAAAAAATCATCCCAGGCTGGTAGCGATAGCCCGCCTGCTGAGGGAAAGAGAGCGCCACACCGCCGGCAACCGCCATATCTGATTCGCCGGCGCGCAGACTTTCGCAGGCCAAATGCACGGCAACCAGCGAGCTGGAACAGGCGGTCTGCACGGATAACGCCGGGCCGTGCAGATTGAGTTTGTACGCGGCGCGGGTGGCGATATAGTCCTTATCATTGCCCATAAGGGATTGCAGCCCCTTTACCTGTGCGACTTCCGTGACATTCAATGCTTCGCGACCGGGGTAGGTGCTCATCCGGGAAGAGGCAAAAACGCCGGTCTTATGCGGTACGGTGCCGGGGGCATAGCCGGCATGCTCCAGCGCCTGCCAGACCGCCTGCAAAAACAGGCGCTGCTGCGGGTCTATCGATTCCGCTTCCTGTCGCGAATAGCCAAACAGAGCGGCGTCGAAGCACTCGGCGTTTTCTAAAACCGTTCCGATGTTCACGTAATGAGGATCGTCAATGATGGCGGCATCCAGGCCGGCGACCAGAAGCGCTTCGCGCGTAAAGCGTCTGCTGCATTCACGTCCCGCCAGCAGATTTTGCCAGAACGTTTCGCCATCCGGCGATTCAGGAAAATGGCAGGCATAGCCGATAACCGCGACAGGTTCGCAGTCCGGATAGTGTTGAGCGATCGATGCATCAATGGCATCTGCTGTCGGCGCAGAAGAGAAGCGCAAGTTATCCATAATCGGTCCCGTTTCCTAAGATTCACAAAGTCAATGGAACGCCATGTACCAGCTATCGCGTTCCGGTTTTGTTCGCGCTATATCCGCCTCTGGCGGCGGCGAGCAGGGCGAGAGCGTTTTGTTTTCTCCACCGTGGCGGCGCCAGCCAGATAATCGGCCAGGGCGGCAGGAGAAGGGTGGGTGAAGAGATCAAGCAACGTCAGTGCAGGGTATTTGTGACGTTGTAACAAAATATGTAATTGAACCAGGTTTAGCGATGTTGCGCCCGCTTCAAAAAAGTTTTCTTCTGGCGTAATAGACCCGCCTGCCACGTCGTGGAAGGCGGCGCAAATCAGGCTGACAGCGTGCTCGTCCGCCGCAATTTGCGGATGAGCGTGCTCAGGGCGCACCCGCTGCGAGCGCTCTGAGCGTTGCCCCGCTAGCTTAACGGGCGGAACCAGCGCGGCGAGCGGGAGTCGCCAACAGGTTTCATCCTCGCTAAGTCGGTTTAGCAATGCGCAATACTGTTCAAATTGACGCTCCGCCTGCCCGGCGGGAAACAGCGCGGCGACAAAATCCCAGTTAAAGCGCAGTTCACCTTCGGATTCATAAACCTGGTGATCGAGCCAAACCTGGGGCGTCTGGGAGATGCCCCAGACCGGTTTGAGCAGATTGCGCTGGGCGAGGAAGTTATCCTGCTCAAAGCCCAGCGCGCTGGTAAAGACGACGGGCATCGGAACGGCGGGCACGTTTTGCCGTTGCGCCAGTTGACGCATGACGCGGATCGCCGACACATCGCGGTGGTTGAGGTTTTGGCTCAGTCGCTGCTGTAGTAACTGCGCGCTGTGCAGCCAGCTCTCGCCGGGACGCCAGCTCAGTAGCATCAGCGAGGTGAAATCGCCCAGGATTTGGTTGATTTGCGGGTGCAATGGCCGGCGATCAAAAAGCGTAAGGTGAAGCGTGAAGTCAGGCTGTATGCTCCACGCCGAGAGTACGCTTGCCCACGCGGACAACAAGACTGCCGAAGGGGTGAGATGCGCGTCAGCCGCCAGTTTTTTCAGACGACGCCAGCGCGTTTTATCCATTGCGCCGTTCAGGCGAGCGAAGCGCGGCGCCTTAATATCCTGTGGTAAGCAGCGCAACGGCAAAGCGGGAGCCGGAGGAATATCATCAAGCTGCGCCTGCCACCAGGTCAGAGAGTCCTGATTGGGTACCTGCAGCGAGGGATGCTGCAGATAGTCCCTGAAGGTGACGGGGAGCGGCGGAGGCAGTCGTTGCGGATAGCGATAGCCGTGTTCCAGCTCCGCCAACAGGATCTGCATGCTGAGTCCGTCAAGCAACAGGTTATCCAGACACAGCCACAGGCGGGCGGGCATGCCGTCCAGGTATCCTGCCTGCAGATCGAATACCGGCCAGACTTCGGGGTCGAGCACCTGGTGCGCCAGCTTTTCGCGCACCAGCAATGCCTCTTCAGGCGTATCGAGGGCGTGTATCGGTATCACATAGGCGGGAATCTGTTCGAGTACCTGTTGCCGTCCATCACGAACTACCGCCCGCAACATGTCGTGTCGGGCGATTAATCGGTTCCAAACCCTCTCCAGCCGCGCGATGTCCAGATCGACGATTTCAAATTCAACAAAAAAGTGTGAACCTACGCCGCCCAGGGCAAAGCCCGGCTGGCGCCCCACCAGATAGGCCTGTTGAACGTCGGTAAGCGCGAAAGGCTGGTAGCGTTCTTCAGGGTAATGAACGAATTGTTCTTCAACCGGGACGTCGGTTTTACGCAGCGTGGCGGCAAAATCCGCCAGTCGGGGATGGTTGAACAGGTCGCTTAATTGCGTTTCATAACCTGCCTGGTGGAGTTGCCCGGTCACACGGGTTGCCAGCAGGCTGTCGCCGCCTTGCCGGAAGAAGTCTGTCTCCCTGGTGACGTCGCCAATAGATAAGAGTTGCTGCCAAATGACGGCAACCTGTTTTTCAGTGTCGCCCTGGGGTAAATCCGCCTCGGCCCGGTTTTCAGCTTCAGGAGCGTGGCGACGCTTCAGCGCCTGATAGTCAATTTTCCCGTTAGCCGTCAGCGGTAAGGCGTCGACGAAGAAGAGTCGGTGCGGCACCATCCACCCCGGCAGGCGTTCGGCGAGGGCGGCCTGAAGTTTACGGGGCTCACGACGTAGTTGAATATCAGGAACCTGCAGAAGGAAACGCTGTAATCCCGCCACCTCATCGCCGTGCTGGCAATTCAGGGAGGCGTCGGAGAATAATGCTATCCAGTCAGCGCTATCCTGTAGCAATGCCTCCGGCTGCCCATGGGTCAATAACAGCGTGCTGAGCAAGGCGGATGGCGTTAACCGGCTGAATTCCATGACGTACATCAGCGCGCCGGGTACGGCAAGCTGCTGTAATGACGTTAGCATTTCTGCATTATCGGGCAGCAGACGATGCAGGGCGTTATTAACCCAAATAACGTCAGCAGAGTGAGACAGCGCCGCCAGCGTATCTGCGTTCCAGGGTAACAGGCGGGCGCCGGGCCAGGGGGCAAGCCTCTGCCGGGCGCTTAGTATCATCTCTTGGGCATGCTCAAGCCCGACATACTCAATCTGTTCGGCGTTGAGCAGTGTCAACAGGTACTCTGCGGCGCACCCCGTGCGGGCGCTTACCTCAAGCAGACGTACCGGGCGCCGTAAGCGCAGTGAAAGCCGTTGGCAAATTCTCGCCAGCTCCTCGATAAACAACGTGCTGGCTGGATGATTGAACGCCAGATTTTCCGGCGACCACTGCGCATCCCTCAGTAACGACAGCTCGTCGCGTGTGCCGTTAAGAATTTGCGATAAGGTTAATTCATGCCCTACTAAACGTGGGTTTTCACCACCGCATACTTCGCGGTCACAGACCAGATAACCTGATGCCGTAGGGGTCAGTCGTTGCTGCGCAACGAGAAATGCCAACCAGCGCTCCACCACGGCCTGCCAGCGCGGCTGGATAGCGAGTGAGTTCATCAGGGGAAGCGGATCGGCATAAAGGGATTGATTAGCCGCCAGTTTCAACAGGCGATGCTGAAGGAAATCGGCTATCTGCTCTGCGGATATCTCCGGTGAGATGACACGGCAGGGCAACGTTCCTGCAAGAGCGCTCCACTCCTCCGGTAGGGTCGGATCCCGGTGATGGGTAACGCAAAAAGCGTCGCCCTGAGGAACAACGTATGCCGCCAGCGTCTTTTCCTTTTCGCCGATCGTCAAAACGGTTGACTGCTTCACCCCGGCAAGCTGACTGAGCGCGTTTTCGATTTCGCCCAGTTCAATTCGATATCCTCCGACCTTGACCTGCTTATCGCGACGGCCCAGGAACTCTAATGTGCCGTCTGGCCAGTAGCATCCGAGATCTCCGGTGCGGTACCAGCACTCGTCCGACTGCGTCAAAAATTGCTGCTCGCTGCGTAGCGGATCGTTGAAATAGCCTTTCGCGACCCCGGAGCCGCCGATCCATAATTCACCCGGCACCCAGTCAGGGCAGTCCCGGCCCAGTTCATCCACCACCCGGTAACGTTGGTTGGTCAGCGGAAAACCGTAAGGGATGGAGCGCCAGTGGCCAGGTACATCTTTAATCTCGCAGGCGTTAGACCAGATAGAAGCCTCGGTGGCGCCGCCCATGGCGATAAATTGCCCTTGCGGCCGGAAGGCCCGATAGCGGATGGGGAGATCAAGACCTATCCAGTCGCCGGAAAGCATGACCGCTCGCAGGTTTTCCGGCGCGGAGTTGGCGAATCCTTCACACCAGGTCAGCAGCATATCGAACAGTGCCGGGACGCTGTTCCAGAGGGTGACCTGGTGGCGTTGGATCAATTCACACCATGCGTGAGGATCGCGCCGTTGATTTTCCATGACGATAACCAGCGCGCCGCCGGCGCTCAGTACGCCAAAAATATCATAGACCGATAAATCAAAATGCAGGGCGGAGAGGGCCAGTACCCTGTCATGCGGGCCAACCTGATAGCGCGTATTGATATCGCAGCAGGTGTTCAGCGCTCCCCGGTGAGAAATGACCACCCCTTTCGGCGTGCCGGTAGAACCGGAGGTGTAGATAATATAGGCCGGTTGCGCGGGGGAGCGTAAAACCGGATTGGCGATCGGTTCCGCCTCAATGGCCTGCTGCCAGATAAGGACGGGGACATCGTCTGACCAGACGTTGGCGTCGTGCTGGCAAATGAGCACCAGCCGGACGCTGGCGTCAGCGTAGATTTTCTCACGCCGCGCGGCGGGCTGGTCCAGCGAAACCGGAACGTAAACCGCGCCGGCCAGCAGGACGGCCAGAACGGCAACGATTTGCCCCGCGCCTTTCGACATCGTGATAACCACATTGTCGCCCGGACGGACCCCGCGTTCGATAAGCCTGCCCGCGCAACGGCGGGCATATTCGGTCAGCTCGCGATAATTCCACTGATAATGAGGGTCCGTCACCGCCAGCGCTTGCGGTTGCTGGAGGGCGATGCGGAAAATGCCTTCATGTAGCAGGCCTTCGGGAATGGGGGCGTCGGTGGCGTTGACCCGTTTGCGTATGGCCCGCTGGCTGGCGGGCATCATATCTGCGAAAGGTTTTCGCCAGACGGTTTCGTCATCACAGAGTTGGTTAATCAACTGGCAGTATGCGCCAAACAACGTCTCGACTAAGGCCGGAGGGAACAACGCGTCGTTGCTGTCCCATTGCAGGTAGACCTCGCCTTGATGCTCGAATGCCAGATGATCTATCCAGACCTGCGGGGTTTGCGAGATACCCCATTCCGGCTCGCCCAACGGTGAGTCTGCGCGGCTGCTGTAGAGAGAACGGCCTAAATTGCTGGTAAACACCACCGGGGCGCCATGGGGGTAACGCTGCTGGCGTTTGAGTTCACGGAGTAACTCGACGCCGGACCAATGGCGATGCTCCCAATCCTCGGTAAATGTTAGCTGGTTTTTGCGCGCCAGGTTGCCGACGGTATCGCCGTCGCAGGCGGTATCCAGCAGAAGAATATTGGTGAAATCGGCAAGCATCGCGCCGACGGCAGGGTGCAGCGGCTGGCGGTCGAATAACGTGACGTTAAGCAGCAACCGCGCCAGGCCGCCCCAGCGAGCCAGAACGGCAGAAAAACAGGTGCCCAGCGCCATTGTCGGCGTTACGCCATACTCACCGGCCAGTTTGCTAAAGGACATCCAACGTTTCGCCGGGACAATCATACGGCGCCGGGTATTACGGACTTCACGCAGCGTGGCTGGCTCACAGACCAGGGGCAAGACTGGCGCTGGCGGCAGCGCATCCGCTTTCGCCAGCCAGTAAGAGCGCGCTTCGTCTCTCAGTGGTTGATTGATGTTTTGCCTGTGCAGCAAATAGGAGCGGAAATCATAACCGGTATCGATAGCCGCCAGCGATTCTCCAGCCAGCAGCGCGTTAAGTTCATCGAAGAAGAGTGTAAAACTCGAGGCATCCATGATCAGCAGGTCAATGTTGACATGGAGGCAATGGCGATTGCCCGGCAAGAGCGTCAACTGAAAATCAAACGTTTCGCCAGCCTCCACACGTAAAAGACGGTGGCTCAGGCGCTGGCGCAGTGCCTGCAGGTAGGCCTGGCCTCTCTCTGCATCGTTCTGGCGCAAATCATGAACGGTGACGCCATTCCAGTAAGGTTGTTGCAGATAGATTTGCTGGCCGTCGGTGCGAAAGGCGATATGCAACATCGGGTGACGTTGCAGCAATATATTGATGGCCTGCTCCAATCGCGGCGCCGTCAGGCCGCTGCCTTCGAACTCTTGATACAGGTGGCAACCCACACCGCCAAGCACCTGTCCCGGTATACGGCCTGTCAGATAGGAGTGTTGCACCGGAGTCAGGGGGAAAGGGACGCTATCGGTCATGTTCGGCCAGGCCGATTCGTCCGGCGGCGTTTCGTCATCCGGTTTTCCGGCTGAACGGCTGAGCATTAATTGGCGCCATTCTGCCAGAGTGGGGGCGGCATACAGTTCGCGAAGGGAAAGGCGATATCCATTCTTACGAAACCAGTGCAACCATCTCATTAATCTTATTGAATCCAGTCCTAACTGGATCAGATTGCTCTCTTCATGTAACTGTTTCGGCGTTAAATTCAGTTCCTGCGTTAGCCGCTGGCGTAATTGTTGATAATCAACTGCGTGTCGGTTGTCCGGTAACAGCGAATCCTGAGATGGGGCGCCAGAAATCATTCTCCCTCCTGATGGCACGTCTTACAGAAAAGCATTTCTCATATGAGAATAATTATTATTAACAATTGAATGCTACCCGAAACGGATTTATTTATGCCCGTTTCGGGTTAGTGAAAGTCGGAAAGAACAGAGGCCCGGATGACGGTATCCAGGCCTCTGTAAGGGAAGGTTTTACGGGGAGCGGAACTCAGGGTTACATCACGCGCTTAAAGGTAGAAGGGGTTACGCCAAACTGTTTCTGGAACGCGACGGAGAAATGGCTGGCGTTGGTATAGCCCAGATCGGCCGCCACCGTCATTACCGATGTATTACCGTTGGCCAGTCGTTTTCTTGCTTCCTGCATTCGCTCCGCCTGGAACAGACCATAGACGCTGTTGTTGAACATAACGCGGAACCCCCGCTTAATTTTGAGTACGCTCAGACCTGCCTCCCTGGCCAGATCGGCAACGCCCGGCGCTTGCGTCAGGTCAGCCAGCAGCAGATCCTTCGCCCGCAGCAGTTTTTGCCGTTCCACCGGGTTGAAGTGACAGGAGAGACAGTTAGCGTCTTCGCGGTGTTCATCCAGCACCAGGCTGAGCATGACCAGACTTTGTCCCTGCAACCATAGCGTTGACGGCTTTTGTTCATGGCTGAAGCCGCTGTGCATCCGCATCAGCGCGTGGCGCAAGGCCTGAGCCGTTAAGTGGGTTTCGGCATTACAATGCTGCTGCTGGCAACAGCAGTGGGAGTCGATCTTATTCTTGATGACCGCGCTAATATCCGGCACCCACTGCGCAAGGATTTCAGGGCTGAATGAGAGGGTAATGCTCTCGAATCGGCCACAATAGGAGGCGCTGCCGCGGCAGTCTGGCGTATGGGTAATGTAATGGCGATTGCGCGCGAGCTCCCAATCGATATGGCGCCTGATGCCCTGGATCGCAAAGCGCGATGTGCCTTCCAGGATGCACGAGAAGTTAATCCTGCCCAGATCGTCGTGCAACTGCAGCGTCTCAGGCTGCGCAAAATGGCCCCTCCAGAGCAAAATATCCATGCCTTCCTGCAACGAATAGCGCAGCAGTTCACACTGGGCAGGCATATTTCCATCGTTTGCGGGTTCCCCGACCACCAACTGGTGAATAGAGATTTCAGATTGCGTTTGTGATGACTCTGTCATGGCCTGGTTATCTCCCTGTGGCTTGGACCAATGCGGGTATAAATAGAACCGAATGGGGTAGATGGATTATTGATAATGGTTATTATTCACATTAATTCTCAGAACGCCACCCTGAATTGTCGTTTTTGGCGTCTGTACAAATTCATCAGGAAATTCAGTCAATCCCATGTCATCTCAATCATCCAATACTGAACCGTTGTCCCGATTTCCTCTTTGGCAGGTGATTACACCGGTTCGCCGGAAGGTTATTTTTGCCATGGCGCTGGCGGGCCTGGCGGCATTGACCAGCCTGGGGGCGCTCCTTTTTCTGGCATGGAGCCTGCGCGACATTCGCGCTATGCCTACCGTTATTCCAGTCTATCCGCTGAGCGGCGTGATTAGCTGCGTTGTGTTGACCTTTGTTCTGCGCCTGCAGGCATTTAATACCTCTCATTATGCGGCTTTTCATCTGGAGAACATTCTGCGCGGCAGGTTAGCCCATAAGGCATTGCAGCTTCCGCTTGGCGTGTTACAGCAAATGGGCAGCGGGTCAGTGGCGAAGGTGATGCTGGACGATGTTAAGTCGCTACATATTTTTGTGGCTGACAGCTCGCCGCTCTATGCCCGCGCGATAATCATGCCGCTGGCGACAATCATTATTTTATTCTGGCTGGACTGGCGGCTGGCAATTGCGACGCTGGGGGTACTGGCCTTTGGCTTGATTGTACTCATGCTGGCCCGCCAGCGCTCGGAAGACATGGTCCAGCGCTATCATAAGACCCGCGAGCAAGTCAGCGCGGCTGTTATTGAGTTCGTGCAGGCCATGCCCGTGGTGAGAACGTTTGATAGCGGCAGCACCAGCTTTTTGCGCTATCAACGCGCCCTTGAGGAGTGGGTTGATGTGCTCAAAACCTGGTATCGTAAAGCCGGTTTTTCGGCGCGTTTTTCCTTCTCGATTCTGAATCCTCTTCCGACCTTATTTGTCCTGATCTGGTCGGGATACGGCCTGCTGCACTATGGCAGCTTTGATTTTATCGCCTGGGTGGCTGTTTTACTGCTGGGCAGCGGAATGGCCGAAGCCGTGATGCCGATGATGATGCTCAATAATCTGGTCGCGCAAACGCGCTTAAGCGTTCAGCGCATTTATCAGGTTCTGGCGATGCCGGAGTTATCGCTGCCGCGATCCGACCAGCAGCCGAAAGATGCGAGCATTACCTTTGAGCAGGTGAGTTTTCATTATCCGCAGGCGCGCGCCGACGCCGCGTTGCAGGAGGTGAGCTTTCATGTGCCTGCCGGGCAAATTGTGGCGCTGGTCGGGCCAAGCGGCGCCGGGAAAAGCACCGTGGCGCGCTTGCTGCTGCGTTATGCCGATCCAGACAAAGGCCATATTCGCATTGGCGGCGTGGATCTTCGCGATATGCAGACTGACACCCTGATGCGGCAACTCTCGTTCGTGTTTCAGGACAACTTCCTTTTTGCCGACACCATCGCCAATAACATTCGTCTGGGCGCGCCGGATACGCCGCTGGAGGCGGTGATTTCGGCGGCCAGGGTGGCGCAGGCCCATGAATTCATTAGCACGCTGCCAGAGGGCTACAACACGCGGGTAGGGGAACGCGGGGTATTTCTCTCCGGCGGCCAGCGGCAACGCATCACCATCGCGCGAGCGCTTTTGCAAGACCGTCCCATCCTGGTGCTGGATGAGGCGACGGCGTTCGCCGATCCGGAAAACGAAGCCGCGCTTATCAAGGCGCTTGCGGCGGCAATGCGCGGCCGGACGGTCATTATGATCGCGCATCGTCTATCAATGGTGACTCAGTCCGATGTGATATTGCTGTTTTCCGAAGGGCAGCTAAGGGAGTCGGGTAGCCATGCGCAGCTGTTGGATCAAGGCGGCATGTATCAACGGCTTTGGCAACAATATCAGCAGGCGCTGCATTGGGTGCCGGGTGGAACAAGGGAAGAGGTGGTGGAAAATGAAGGTAAGTAATCCTGCGGATAACCTGGCCTGGCGCGTGATTTGGCGCCAACTCATCTCCAGCGTTGGCACTCAGGCAAGCATACTGCGCCGCAGTATGCTTGCCTTGCTGCTGGCTGCAATCATGCAGGGGATCGCCTTTGCCTGTCTCTATCCGATCATTGATGCGCTGTTACGGGGCGAAGCGCCGCAACTTCTCAACTGGGCAGTGGCTTTCAGCATCGTAATGATCGTGACGCTGGCGCTACGGTGGTATGGCCTGGGCTTTGAATACCGTGGACATCTGGCGCAGGCCACCCATGAGTTACGGCTCCGCCTTGGCGAGCAATTACGCCGGATGCCGCTGGAGAGACTCCAGCGCGGCCGGGCGGGCGAAATGAACGCCTTGCTGCTGGGCAGCGTGGATGAAAACCTCAATTATGTAATTGCGATAGCCAATATATTGCTGCTCACCATTGTCACGCCGCTGACCGCGTCAGTGGCGACATTGTGGATAGACTGGCGGCTGGGGCTGATTATGTTGCTGATCTTCCCCTTGCTGGTGCCGTTTTATTACTGGCGACGCCCGGCAATGCGGCGACAAATGCAAACCCAGGGTGAGGCGCACCAGCGGCTGAGCGGCGATATCGTTGAGTTTGCCCAGGGGATGATGGTGTTGCGCACCTGCGGCAACGATGCCGATAAAAGCCGGGCGTTGCTGGAGCATTTCAATGCGTTGGAAGCCTTACAGACCCGCACTCACCGTCAGGGCGCCAGCGCGACGATGTTGATCGCCAGCGTCGTGGAGTTGGGCCTGCAAGTGGTGGTGTTATCCGGGATCGTATGGGTGGTCACGGGCACATTGAACCTCGCCTTTCTGATTGCGGCCGTCGCGATGATTATGCGCTTCGCAGAACCGATGGCGATGTTTATCAGCTACACCTCGGTTGTGGAACTGATAGCCAGCGCCCTGCAGCGTATTGAACAGTTTATGGCGATAGCGCCGCTTCCCGTCTCAGAACAAAGCGAGGTGCCGCAGCGCTACGATATCAGCTTCGAAAACGTTAGCTATCGCTACGATGACGGCGAAGGTCACGCGCTCAATAACGTTTCTTTGACATTCCCGGCCGCCGGTATGAGCGCGCTGGTGGGCGCCTCCGGCGCAGGCAAAACTACGGTCACCAAACTATTAATGCGCTATGCCGATCCGCAACAAGGGCAAATTTCTATTGGCGGCGTCGATATTCGTCATCTGACGCCGAAACAGCTCAATAGCTTGATTTCTGTCGTTTTCCAGGATGTCTGGCTGTTTGATGACACGCTGCTGGCGAATATCCGCATTGCGCGCCCACAAGCGACGCAACAGGAGGTTGAAGAGGCTGCCCGCGCGGCTCAGTGCCTTGAGTTTATTTCCCGTCTTCCGCAAGGCTGGCTGACGCCAATGGGGGAGATGGGCGGACAGCTATCGGGCGGCGAGCGCCAGCGGATTTCTATCGCCAGAGCATTATTGAAAAATGCGCCGGTCGTCATTCTGGATGAACCGACCGCAGCGTTGGATATTGAAAGCGAACTGGCGGTACAGAAAGCTATCGATAACCTGGTCCACAACCGGACGGTGATTATCATCGCCCACCGCTTATCAACCATCGCCGGGGCCGGAAACATCCTGGTGATGGAAGAGGGGCAAGTGGTTGAGCAGGGCGCGCATGCGCAATTGCTCTCCCGCAATGGACGTTATCAGGCGCTGTGGCAGGCGCAAATGGCCGCTCGCGTGTGGCGCGACGAAGGGGTTTCCACGCCTGGAGAATGGATCAATGAGTGAAGTTCAGTCGAATGTGAAACCGCTGACGTTGACGACCGGGCGGGTAATTTTTGCTATTGCAGGCGTCTATGTGACGCAGAGTCTGGTATCGGCATTGTCTATGCAGTCCTTGCCCGCGCTGGTGCGCGCCGCCGGCGGATCGCTGACGCTCGCCGGCGCGACAACCCTGTTCATGCTGCCCTGGGCGCTGAAGTTTATTTGGGCGCCATGGATCGAACGCTGGCGGCTTCCGCCCGATAGCCAGGAGCGCCGTTCTCGAATGTTGATCCTGCGCGGTCAGGTCGCGTTAGCGGCGATCTTGACGATCGCCGCGGCGATTGGCTGGTTCGGGCAAGAGGGGGGATTTCCCGATATGCAAATAGTCGCCTTATTTGTTCTGTTCATGGTGGCGGGCACGGTTGCCTCCACTATTGATATCGCCAGCGACGGCTTTTGCGTCGATCAGTTGACCCATGCCGGCTATGGCTGGGGAAACAGCGTGCAGGTCGGCGGCAGCTATCTGGGAATGATGTGCGGCGGCGGGGTGTTCCTGATGCTGGCGGCAGCGTCTGGCTGGCCTGCCGCAATGCTGATGATGGCGCTGTTGATTATAGTGTTGTCATTCCCGCTGTGGCGCGTTACTGAGCCGACGCGAACGATGAGTATCCCGCATGTTCCGGCGTTAGGTTACGCGTTAAAGAGGAGACAAACGCGCCTGGGATTGCTGCTGGTATTGATTCTGAATTCAGGGATGCGTTTCGTGCTGCCTCTTCCGGCTCCGCTGCTGCTGGATCACGGTTTGAGCATGTCAGCGCTGGGCGCGCTGTTTAGCGGCGGCAATATTGCGGCTGGCGTAATAGGGACGCTGGCAGGCGGGCTACTCATGAAATACAACCCGCCCGGCAGAGCGCTGTTGGTAGCCTATGGCGTCCAGGGGATAGCGCTGCTGGCGGTGGTTATGACGCTCTGGATGGCGCCGAATCATCTGCTGTTGCCGGTACTCAGGTGGGTGGTCATTGTCCAATCCATTACGCTGGCCTGCGCGTTGGTCTGCCTTTACGCCACGCTGATGTCGCTTTCATCGCCTTTGCAGGCCGGCGTCGATTTCACGCTTTTTCAATGTACTGACGCGGCAATTGCCATTTTGGCAGGCATTGCCGGCGGCATTGTTGCTCAACATTTTGGCTATGCAGCCTGCTTCCTGTTTGCCGGGGCATTCACTTTGCTGGCGGCATGGGTTGCTTATATCCGGCTGCATTCGGCAAGAGAACTGATGATTGACTCGGGAGAATAACGATTACACGTTAAACAAAAAGTTCATCACGTCGCCGTCTTTCACTATGTACTCTTTACCTTCCGAGCGCATTTTTCCCGCTTCTTTAGCGCCTTGCTCGCCTTTATAGGTAATGAAGTCTTCATAGGAGATGGTCTGGGCGCGAATAAAGCCTTTTTCAAAGTCGGTGTGAATTTTACCCGCCGCCTGCGGGGCGGTGGCGCCGACGGGAATGGTCCAGG comes from Brenneria nigrifluens DSM 30175 = ATCC 13028 and encodes:
- the ybtP gene encoding yersiniabactin ABC transporter ATP-binding/permease protein YbtP, giving the protein MALAGLAALTSLGALLFLAWSLRDIRAMPTVIPVYPLSGVISCVVLTFVLRLQAFNTSHYAAFHLENILRGRLAHKALQLPLGVLQQMGSGSVAKVMLDDVKSLHIFVADSSPLYARAIIMPLATIIILFWLDWRLAIATLGVLAFGLIVLMLARQRSEDMVQRYHKTREQVSAAVIEFVQAMPVVRTFDSGSTSFLRYQRALEEWVDVLKTWYRKAGFSARFSFSILNPLPTLFVLIWSGYGLLHYGSFDFIAWVAVLLLGSGMAEAVMPMMMLNNLVAQTRLSVQRIYQVLAMPELSLPRSDQQPKDASITFEQVSFHYPQARADAALQEVSFHVPAGQIVALVGPSGAGKSTVARLLLRYADPDKGHIRIGGVDLRDMQTDTLMRQLSFVFQDNFLFADTIANNIRLGAPDTPLEAVISAARVAQAHEFISTLPEGYNTRVGERGVFLSGGQRQRITIARALLQDRPILVLDEATAFADPENEAALIKALAAAMRGRTVIMIAHRLSMVTQSDVILLFSEGQLRESGSHAQLLDQGGMYQRLWQQYQQALHWVPGGTREEVVENEGK
- the ybtQ gene encoding yersiniabactin ABC transporter ATP-binding/permease protein YbtQ codes for the protein MKVSNPADNLAWRVIWRQLISSVGTQASILRRSMLALLLAAIMQGIAFACLYPIIDALLRGEAPQLLNWAVAFSIVMIVTLALRWYGLGFEYRGHLAQATHELRLRLGEQLRRMPLERLQRGRAGEMNALLLGSVDENLNYVIAIANILLLTIVTPLTASVATLWIDWRLGLIMLLIFPLLVPFYYWRRPAMRRQMQTQGEAHQRLSGDIVEFAQGMMVLRTCGNDADKSRALLEHFNALEALQTRTHRQGASATMLIASVVELGLQVVVLSGIVWVVTGTLNLAFLIAAVAMIMRFAEPMAMFISYTSVVELIASALQRIEQFMAIAPLPVSEQSEVPQRYDISFENVSYRYDDGEGHALNNVSLTFPAAGMSALVGASGAGKTTVTKLLMRYADPQQGQISIGGVDIRHLTPKQLNSLISVVFQDVWLFDDTLLANIRIARPQATQQEVEEAARAAQCLEFISRLPQGWLTPMGEMGGQLSGGERQRISIARALLKNAPVVILDEPTAALDIESELAVQKAIDNLVHNRTVIIIAHRLSTIAGAGNILVMEEGQVVEQGAHAQLLSRNGRYQALWQAQMAARVWRDEGVSTPGEWINE
- the ybtX gene encoding yersiniabactin-associated zinc MFS transporter YbtX, with amino-acid sequence MSEVQSNVKPLTLTTGRVIFAIAGVYVTQSLVSALSMQSLPALVRAAGGSLTLAGATTLFMLPWALKFIWAPWIERWRLPPDSQERRSRMLILRGQVALAAILTIAAAIGWFGQEGGFPDMQIVALFVLFMVAGTVASTIDIASDGFCVDQLTHAGYGWGNSVQVGGSYLGMMCGGGVFLMLAAASGWPAAMLMMALLIIVLSFPLWRVTEPTRTMSIPHVPALGYALKRRQTRLGLLLVLILNSGMRFVLPLPAPLLLDHGLSMSALGALFSGGNIAAGVIGTLAGGLLMKYNPPGRALLVAYGVQGIALLAVVMTLWMAPNHLLLPVLRWVVIVQSITLACALVCLYATLMSLSSPLQAGVDFTLFQCTDAAIAILAGIAGGIVAQHFGYAACFLFAGAFTLLAAWVAYIRLHSARELMIDSGE